The region taactgaactgaattttatgaagtaataaaaatattgatgaGTTATGATGGTTTAAAACCAATAATACTTGACTTCACTAAACTAGTGTAAAAATGCCATAGCCATTTGTGCTaaaaggaccaaaaaaaaaaaaaagacaggatcGAATCAAATCAATTTGTGATCCTAAAATCGAATTCAGGATTTGAATAATTGTGGCACCCCTAAGAATATTTCCTGATACTGCTATCTGCGCTGAAAGATTCAGCTTttgtaaaaatgctctgcttttgtcttttggtTTCAAATTGAATATCTTAAATAAATGATCACAGATAAATTGTGGCAAGCCAGATGGTTTGTTACACAGAACCATCTGAGAAGGTTTTTTTGGAAACAGTTTGGGAAAAGGAGGCATGCAATGCTTTCAAAAGGCATCGAGCAGGTGACTGGATAAACCATTTGTCCATCATATACCATAGGAAAAGAGCGCTGAAAAGCAGCAAACCACAGTCAAGAGAGTTATCGATTCTTGGCGTCTTTGAAAGGAAATTTAGCACCAAAAGTTGCCGGCACAAAGACCTAAATGGgcacctttctgctgctgcagcagagaggtgaggggtagatttttttttttccaacagtggtttttattgtttctacttccaaataaacaaatttcacagcagccattttgacaAGTCATAGCAGAAGATACTcagattttagatttaaaatgaattgcCAGTGtgttccatttatttttgaagGTTGTGCTTCCATCCATGCTGTCTGACTGATAGAAGGTCTCTTCTCTGCTGATCTTTTAAATTGTTATTAGTAATGCTTGTATATTTCCTGTTATGACAAGTCTAAATTTCTGCTGCACAAAAATGTATCTATGATAGATGAGGCTGTTACTGTAGCTTTCCAGGTCCATGTAAAACTTTCCCGTATTATTTAACCACTTTCGTggatctctctgctctctcaggTGGTTCTGGGGATACAGTGTGAGCTGCGGAGACAGCTGAGGAGCTTCATCTCTCTCGACAGGTTACCCCTGGTGTCAGAGCCCGTAGGCTCCACCTGCCACAGACCCACACGGCCTCCTCCCTTTGGCTCCAAACCCTCTCTTCTGGGCCCCAGCATCCGATTTGCAGTCTCCCATGGCCGGGTCAGCGCTGAAGTCATCGGTGTATCCAGCGAGGACAGCCGGCGCGTGGCGGCCATTTTGAACGGCGCAGTCCACCTGAGTGGGCTGAGCTTCACTGTGCACGGCTGCGACACTCACCACTTCCTCCAGTCCCGGCCAATCGAAGAAGACCTCGCCCTGGGGTTGGGAGTTGGAGGCCGGATCCTGGAGAGTGGCGTGAACGTGAGCGTGTCTCAGATGAGCGCCACAGTGAACGGCAGGACTCGACGCTTCGCTGATATCACTCTCCAGCAAGGGGCGCTGTGCCTGTGCGTGCGCTACGGCGGgaacgaggaggaggagagggctcGGGTGAGGGAAGAGGCAAGGAAGAGAGCGGTGGAAGGAGCgtgggagaaggagaggaaaaggttGGATTTAGGGGATACAGGGAGCAGGGCGTGGAGCGaggcagagaagcagcagctgctgtccgGAGGACGGGTTCAGGGTTACGACGGCTATTACTCCCTGCCTATAGAGCAACAGCCGGAGCTGTCCGACTGCCCCTCCAACATCCACTTTATGACACTGAGCGAGGTGGGGGGCAGGTAACAGAGACACATGAGtagccccccaccccaccaaaGACTGCCTGTTTCTACTCTACTCTGATTTGTTCTACTGTTTCTATACTGTatcaaaaaaatacataaaaaaaagaagaagaagaagacaatgACGACAAAGAAGAGCAAGAAGAGagattgggggaaaaaaattatttccaaatgCCTTTAATTGTGACAAAATGAtggtattttattattatcgtCCAGTTTCTTCAATTTCTAACAGTGGCACAAGCAGTGTGGTTTGGCTGTGGCTTTGCTTTTTGTATCTCAACTGGCCTGGGACTGATCGACCAACCAACTGACTCACAGACTGACCAACTGACTTACTGACTGACTTGCCGTCATTTTGCTGTTTCAACACTGTTCATCAttttgaaactgttcaaactcACCGAACTGTAGAGATGAAGACTTTAGGATTTGTCAGTGAATAATCCTCTTCATGACTCAAATCAAGAGCTCTCCGGTTGCCATTTGAGTTCCTACATGGTTTACCTCGGAAATACTATCGTTTACATATTGTGTAAGAGAGGCCTTGTCGACTCTGACACTCCCCTTTAGAGAAGGAAACCTCATGGGGTTTTCCAGCTCTGGTGTGTTCCAACAGTAgtttgtatgagtgtgtataCTAAAATCAAGAATGTACATAGCCAGTGctttcacactgaaaaaaagtGCTCAACTGGAAATTCTGTTGTTCATAAGTAAGTGTCAGTATTGTTAATCAATAGAAAAACAGTTACATTTTTGCAAAGAATTATACATGGCTATAGTAAATATTCTCGCTGATAATTCTGACTTTATTGGGTTACAATGCTGATTAAAGTTATTATGTGTGAATTACCAGATTGCTCCCTGGGATTTCATAGCCATTGTTCCTTATTATATCTGTGTCTCTGCGACTTCCCCTCatgcatcttctctgtctccgTGCCTTCACTCCACACATTTATTGTGCTCACTTTGTTCTTGTTTCTGGAAGTTTGTAACTTTCAAATCCTGTGCTGTCATTATCAGCCATCATTATGGCTCAAACTGAGATATGCATGAGGAACCTGCGtgtttcagaagaaaaagaagaaaagagagagaagagaggagagcgaaaaaaagcacaggaagggaaaaagaaatgtgacagcTGAGGCTCAGCGAGTGGGTGGTGAGTGCAGAAGGGGCAGGACCTGGAGTTGGCTGTGCTGTTCTCTACAGCTTGTCTCCTCTCATTAGGAAATGCCAATCAGACTACATGTGAACTACTTCCAAGCCTCTCCCCACcgaaaaaaagttaaaaaagaaagtaaagaagtttgtttgttttgtttttatttatttttttaatctagcCACCACTAATCCACCTCCCCGTCCGTCTGCCTATCCCCCACTCACATCCCTCCCACCGCCACTCCACCATCTGCCCACCattaattgtttgtgtttctctcctgGGCTGCGGATGACAGAGCTCCACAATGCATATGTTCTGACGACAAGCAGGTGATATACATATCTGAGTAGCACTCTGCTGATCAGCTGCGATGGACCTTCCCTTCTAAACCATATGCTCTGCTATATACTGTCCAACCTCGTCTCTGTGGTGAAAAGATGGAGGGCCTGGTTGCTAGGAGACCGCTGCACTGAAGAATTGTATGAGCTGAATGGCTGCTCAAGCTCTCTTCCTTTGCCTCCATTTTCTCTATCCTTCATTTTTCGTGAAGAGCCAGTAATGTCAGTCAGATGAATGACAGACCCCCCACCTTCTCGTAGCAGTCAGCATTCTCTCCATGGAAATCAGTACTTCAAtaatttcaaattgaatttttgtTCCGCATTATGTGTCAGACTGAGCCCTcggtgtgtgtggctgtgtatgAATGACCTCATTTAACAGAGTTTATCTCAACCAATATCATTTATTTCCTTTGCCATTCAAACAACTGAATTGCATTAAGAAAACAGAGCACAATATTTGTTGTCAACTGGCATATGCAGTAATGGATATGAATGTTTGAGAAGTTGAATATATTACATCACAACTGAGCGGGATACTGAGATCTGAGTCCCTGCAAAAGCCCAAATGACTTATATTTAATGAACAGGAGCTGCTTAATTGGAAAAAAACGGTGCTTGCTTCCCATGCAGCTAGCAACATGCAGCATGAGGCATCATACAAAAAACAGAATCTATGATTATCATTGTGTTGAGTTAAGGATTTGCCTCTAAGCAAATGCCTTCTGCACCTCCTTCTTGTTCTTGGTTTTCTGTCCCTGAGCAGTATGTGGTGACTGCTGCACTTGGAGGTATGCGCTTgggctgctgtgtgtctgtgccggtgtgtgtctttgtgctccTATCTGAGCAGTGACAGGGTAGAGCAGAGGCATGGCAATTCCTTGATTAGGCTTCTGGAAAGCTGCTATCAAGTTCCTGATTTGCCGGAAATATCGTTTCTGCACCCCAGGACTGGTCTAAAACacaagaggaagaaggggggACATAAAAAGGAATTCAGCATCATCTCAATCATCTCCATCTCAGCATCACACCCCACAGGGGGAATGAAAAGGGACGGGGCTGGTTTGAAATCACCTCTCAAAGATGCACCTTTTATAAACCACATGAGCTGTGCTAAAagtagaaacaaaaacattgtaaaTGGCTGGAAAACATGCCAAttgtttttgtatatatatatatatatatatgaccaTACTGAGCTTATAAACAATAACAGGACACATATCAATAAGCAAACGAAAGCTGATCCAGTATTGCTGTAAAAACTCTATTAGACCCAGATGGATAACATGCTCAAGGGGTTTAAAAGCTAAATTCAGAAAATTCTGAATACCATTGCCTATGAAAGCCTTCATTCCCATGGGCTTCCTTCATACTTTGTGAGTCaacaaaaagcatttatttttggttttatgtgtGACATCTAAGATGCTTAAAGTATTCCATTATGTCTACAGCTTCACTAGTGACTGATTCAAACTGAAATAGCACCAAGATCATTTTTAGAAATGATCTGTGgcataaacaaaaatgaattataATGTTTAGAATTCCTCTTCTTGCAACAAAGATTTAATGTGTCTTGCCTGACAGCTTTCATTGGGTTTTTCGGGGGGAATTTAACTTTATTAAGGATCTTTTGGggccttttttttgtgtagttaTTTCTAATTGAAAACACATACATTTCCTACTTTGCCCACAGCTgtcagtttaatatttaatctcACTAAACTAGAAAGTTTTAAAGCTTTCAACATACTAGAATTTTGTCAAGTaagaactttttaaaaaatgcatcatgcattttcattttgttctttcaaTCATTCTGTAAGAAATCATGAAAATCTTCTTTGAATGCAGCTTAATGCAGCTTAAAGTGAGTAAGTTAATCAAATGCAGAGAGCACTTCCCATAGCGAAGCACTTTGgatgtttctgtctctggtcACAAGTCTTACCTCTGTTCTCAAGAATATTTCATTAAAGTGACTGATATTGCACATGAATAATGTAAACTGTTATTGAGCATGTGGTGGAATTCCTGTAATTCAAGCCCTCCCATCTGTTTGCCTGATGCTGTCAGTGAAAATGAGCAAGGGTAAAATGCAGTTACAACCGCGTGTAGCTTGGTTGTCAGAGGGAGACAGCTTTCAGACGTCTCTATACATTCACATTGC is a window of Echeneis naucrates chromosome 10, fEcheNa1.1, whole genome shotgun sequence DNA encoding:
- the sh2d1aa gene encoding SH2 domain containing 1A duplicate a; translated protein: MEKLPVYHGPIGKEEGERRLAQDGRDGCYLVRNSDSVPGVYCLCVLCKGFVYTYRLQKDEAGSWAADTSPGVQKRYFRQIRNLIAAFQKPNQGIAMPLLYPVTAQIGAQRHTPAQTHSSPSAYLQVQQSPHTAQGQKTKNKKEVQKAFA